Below is a window of Sebaldella sp. S0638 DNA.
CTGCCAATACTAAGGAAAAAGAAACTTTACAGGTGTATTCAGGTGCAGGGCTGAAAAAGCCAATGGATGAAATAGCAAAACTTTTTGAAGAACAGGAAAATATTACAATAGAATTTAATTACGCCGGATCAGGGCAGTTATTAACACAGCTTGAGACTACAGGTAAAGGAGATGTATATATAGTAGGTTCTGTACCAAATTATGAAGCAGCTAAAAATAAGGATCTTGTTTCAGATTATATAACTGTGGCACATCATACGCCCGCAATTATAACTCTGAAAGGAAATCCCAAAGAGATAAAAACGTTGGAAGACCTTGGTAAAAAAGATATAAAAGTAATTCTGGGTGATGAAAAAGCCAGTGCAATAGGAAAAACAGCACAGGAAATACTAAAGAAAAACAAACTGGAAAGTGTTAATGATAATGTAGTTTCCAGAGCTGCTACTGTAAATGAGATGGTAGTTCAGCTGACTACAGGGAAGGCTGATGCAATGATAGCAACAATAGATTCAGTTTACGGCAATGATGAACTTGAAATAATAGAAATACAGCCTGAAAAAAATATAGACCAGATTATAGCCGGAGGTATTATAAAAAACAGTGAAAACTCTGATCTTGCCGATAAGTTTATAAAATTTGTGGCATCTGAGAAAGGTAAGGAAATATTCGCAAAATATGGTTTTAAACCAGTGACAGAATGAAAAAGAAATTCAATATAAATAAGATTTTTTACTATGTATTATTTGTGATTTTTGCATTGGTATTTTTGTTTTTGACCAGCCCTATAATAATGCTCATTATAAAAGGAGCAGCAGCTATACCGGTTTGTCTAAGATCAAGGGAAATAAGATTTTCAATACTGCTGAGCCTTAGAACTTCTATAGTTTCTACGGTTATTTGTATCGGTCTGGCAGTTCCTGCTGCTTACTTTATATTCAGGATGACAAAATTCAAAAAAATATTTATACAGATATTGTCCATTCCCATGTCACTGCCGCATATAGTATCGGGGATAGCTCTGCTGCTTTTGTTCGGACGTATGGGAATAGGAAATTTTCTGAATGACTATCTGAATATAGATTTTATTTTCACAAGACAGGGAATAATTTTGGCGCAGGTTTTTGTGAATCTGCCTTTTGCTATAAAGCACACAGCAACAGCATTCGGGGATATGAACAAGAAAATGCTGTTTGTAGCAAAGACCTTGGGGTGTAATGATTTACAAGTTTTCCAGAATATAATTCTGCCTTTGCTCAAAAATTCACTGTTGTCAGTAATTGTTATGACATGGGCAAGAGCTTTGGGAGAATACGGAGCGGTTATTATGGTAGCTGGTGCCACAAAAATGAAAACCGAGATAATCCCCACTTCGATAATGCTGAATATGTCAACGGGAGACCTTGATCTGGCAATTGGTATTTCTGCAATACTAATAGTTATTTCTGTATCCTGCATGGCGATTTTTGAATATTTATTTAATAAAGGAAAAAAATATGCTGAAAATTGAAAATTTATGTCTGAAGATGGAGAAGTTTCAGCTTGGCAGTGTTGATCTTACACTTG
It encodes the following:
- a CDS encoding ABC transporter permease translates to MKKKFNINKIFYYVLFVIFALVFLFLTSPIIMLIIKGAAAIPVCLRSREIRFSILLSLRTSIVSTVICIGLAVPAAYFIFRMTKFKKIFIQILSIPMSLPHIVSGIALLLLFGRMGIGNFLNDYLNIDFIFTRQGIILAQVFVNLPFAIKHTATAFGDMNKKMLFVAKTLGCNDLQVFQNIILPLLKNSLLSVIVMTWARALGEYGAVIMVAGATKMKTEIIPTSIMLNMSTGDLDLAIGISAILIVISVSCMAIFEYLFNKGKKYAEN
- the modA gene encoding molybdate ABC transporter substrate-binding protein, with protein sequence MKKILKTLFFMTILTIILSCGTKNNTETKEAEMKTTEQPETANTKEKETLQVYSGAGLKKPMDEIAKLFEEQENITIEFNYAGSGQLLTQLETTGKGDVYIVGSVPNYEAAKNKDLVSDYITVAHHTPAIITLKGNPKEIKTLEDLGKKDIKVILGDEKASAIGKTAQEILKKNKLESVNDNVVSRAATVNEMVVQLTTGKADAMIATIDSVYGNDELEIIEIQPEKNIDQIIAGGIIKNSENSDLADKFIKFVASEKGKEIFAKYGFKPVTE